AGTAGCAGCTTCAGAGGCCTCACTGATATCAACATCTAAGCTAATAAATACCTTTTTCTTTGTTGATAGAGAGCTCATGGTAGCGAATAGCAGTTGTTTAAATGCTTGTTCATCAATCCCTAACCGAGCTAAAATCTGCTTTTTATCACCAGTGCTACGATTGTGATATGGCAAATCCTCTAATTCAGGCAGCTCTTTCCCATTGGTTTCTTCATGATGATTTGTAAAGGAACTAATACCAAAAATCTTTGCTGGCGTTTTGCAAAATTCATCCCGTTGTACACTCGGAATCACATAATTATGCGTAAAGAATGTATTCCGTTGTCCTGTAAAGTCTGCTCCTACATAAACGCTTTTCCCGATTACCATTTCGCCTGATTCAGCGCGAAAACAGAAAAGTGCCTCTGGATACTTATCTACCTGTGTTTCTCCCTTTTCCTGTAGCTCTTTAGGAGCATTGTAGACACAAAACGGATGAAGCGTCTTTTTGATAAATGAATTGTCCAGAGAAGCAGATTTAGAGACGGTGTCGTATCCTTCGTTTGAGCGGAAAATCCCTTGCCGCCCTCGCGTATAGTACTGCTGTTGAATATGCTGCCGTCCCACTATTGCTCCCTCCCATCAATATAATCCAATTGATGTAACAGCCAAATAAATGGTTCATCTACACGAACAGGCGTCACTACGCCAGTCACCTTTTGGTTAACCGGGTTACTTCCCAGTGCAGATACAGCAAAATAAGCCGTATTTGTGAAATAAACCTCCAGTGCATCCTTAAAGGGTCGATCTACTTTTTCAATGAAGCGACGTATCTCTCCATTGATGTTTTCAAATTCACTCGTGTTAAGGTACTCTTCATGAATGAAATTTCGAAAGACATTACTGTTTGATTTAATGTACTCACTGTCGTCTTCCTTCAGCATGTGTAGCATGTCGCTTTTGGTCAGAACAACAGCTGTCGGTATATTGGTTTTGCTGTGCTCCTCATAGCCGATAAAGTTTTCAAATAGAGTGATGAGAACTTCACGTGGCTCATCATATCTCGCTGTAAACTCCCCTGGCTCATCGCCTACATTAAACATGATCTTGTCGCGTATCGTTCTAATTTGCAGAGGATCAACAAGGAATAGAATACCTGAGGAATTCTTCACATGGGAGGCATATAGCTCTAAATATTCACGATCTACCATTCCCTCACCCGCAACGTCAAAAAACACCAGAATGAGCGGGGCTTGTTCACTATCTTTAAAAATAAATTGAAAAATAAATGGCTCCTGCCGCTTTTCCTTTTGAGTAGAATCAAGCAGTTGGCCTCTCTCAAATAAGGGCGCCTCGTAATTTTCCCGGAATTTGCGACTAATCTGTGCGTTTAATGGCATGCAGGCAGCGTTGAAATGATTTGCAGTTGTATTTTGTAGCGTGTGAATCAGTGAAGTCATATAGACAGACTTACCCACTTGAGAAGCACCAACGATCGAAATTATATTACTTGGTGCCTTCCCCGCTGTAATAGGGAGTTCGTTATGACATTTCGGGCAAAGTCTGCGTTTGGTAACCATACCGTATCGATCAGTCAGCCCTACCAAAACCTGATCAACATAAAGCTGATTCTCATGCGGTATCGTAGCCGGGTCAATTACCGCCTCCAGCTCCTCAATCGAATCAAGTCCAAATTTATCTCTATACTGATTTAGAATTTCATCTTCCTGCAACGCGTAATTTTCGTCATCATCACGATGATGTGTGGCTCTAAATACTACCTGATCAGGGGAATACTTCGCAAAACAATAGGGACAAACAATATCATAAAAAGGAAGCCGTTCCTTGATTGGCTGTTTTTTATCAAACATACTCTTCAAAAATGTAAACACGTGGTTCCCTCCTATTCAGGAATCAGTTCATAGCTTTGCCCATATTTTTTTCCGTCTGTAAAAAAGAGGCGAATGTAATCTTTTTTCTTGATCTCGATTTCAGGCATAACGTTCTCTCCCGGCTCAAGATCACGGATAAAGGCATACTGAGTACCATCATCCTTATTCGCTGGAGGAGAGCCTTCTTTTTTCACATAACATAAAGCTTCCTTTGGAATGAGAATCTCCGAAAAAATGCGAATCTGTAAAGTTTGATACTGGCTAAACCATTTTTTCCCTTTTTTAAAGGAATAGTAGATTTTAGCCTTACCTGAACTAACATGGATGATATGATCCTCACCATCTGGGATTAGCATAACCGGTTTGCCATTCTGTAGCTGACACGGAAAAATTCGATACGTATATCTTCCATATCCATCGATATATTCACGGTATCCCCTATGCACCTTGTACTCTTCACGTGTATATAGCTTCATATCCTTCTCATTGATTTGGTCGGGATCAAACGGCGTGTCAAATCGAGATTTGTACACGTAGACGCAGGGAACGGATTCTGCCCAGTGCCAATTTAAAACGCATTCGTTACCCTGCATGTGGGAGGTGACATCCTTAATAAGCGCATTGGATAGTTCTTCCGTTCTACTCATTACACATCATGCTCCTACTCTACCTATCAAACTTATTATTGCTTATCTGTCTAGCATCCTTGTTCTTTGCTGGTAAATATCTACCACCGGTAAAGCGACTTTTCTCATGGGATAGACCTTGGTTTGGCATAGGAATAAAAATCGTAAACAAAGGCATGACAGCAGCTAACAGCAAGTCAGCTACAAGCCGAACACCCATAGCTGGATACATACCAGATGCCAATCCCTTCTCAAGTATCAATCCAGCGAGAAGACCTGACACTATTCCCCCTAATGTGAAGCCCTTGGCTATATATTTGTTATCAAAGAATAGCCCTACTGCCAAACCTAATAATGCTCCAATCACAAGTAAGCTCACAATACGCAGTATTGCGTAGAAAAGGCTATTTTCGGTTGTGCCTGTTCTTTCCTTTACAAGCTCACGATCTTGACGACTCATATCATAAATTTTACCGAACACACCCGTGATTTGATCTGTATGTTCAATATCGTAGTAATTACCACTGGTTTCTTCTGCAATGCGCTTCAATAGCTGGGTTCCGTCTGCGCTAACCGTACTCATCCCCACTGTATGAACAATGATTTGAGATTGTTTGAATGGCTGGAGAGACTTATCTAAATCCACATCACTATAACCATCTGACATGAGGATAACCGTGTTATTTCCCGAATTATTTGTCTCACTGTTGATATGATTTAACGCGGTTTGCAATGCCTCTTCTATATCAGTACCACCAGAAGGGCCTTTATGACTATTTAGTTTTTGAATAACATCATCTCTTACCTTTTGATTGTTCAATCGCACCAAGGGCTGTAGAATGCTTGCTTGTTGATTAAAGGTGATCACTGCTACACTTGTATCGTTATCCATTCTGCGGACCACATCGGCTGCCGATTTAAAAAGCTGACCGTCCTTATCAGAATCCTGCATACTAGAGGAAATATCTAGTAGCATAACAATATTGTTCGAACCGGACGTCCTTTGGAAACTAGTTCCATAGAAAAATTGTAAAAGCATCGCGACTACACCTAGCATGATGAATGTACTTGGTACAAGCATCTTCCATGAAAATCCGACGTAGCGTTGTCTCCAGCCTTGCCCGTTTAATTTTGGTGAAATTAATTCAGCTATTAAACACATAAGTCCAACAAATAAAGCATACTGTCCAAAATAAAGTCCCATAACCACCCACTGTGGTAGTTCATTAGACAAAAGGTTTAAAATCATCTCGCCTACTACAAAGCCAATTATTCCACCAATCAAGCTACAGAAAACCATGAGCAGACTTATTTTTTTTTGACTCATGACAATTGCCCCCCTCCTTGTCGGCGAAATAAAAAGCCATTTTTCCTATAGGATTCATAATATTTCCTATTATTGCGGTAATACATGAGGTCTTCAATACCGAAACCACCCATGAGCTTGATTTTCTCAATTCCACTTTTATTTGCTTCATGAACACAGCCTTGCTTATAAGTCCGTATTCCCTGCTCTGTACGAAATACATATTGAACAAAATCATTCGTATAATCAGCAAAAAAGTATTTTTCCTCATATCTATACTTTTGCATAAATTGAAAGACTTCTATATGGACAGATGATCCACTTTCCAATTCTAAAGCCAAATCTCTATATAACTGCTCTCTGGTTAAAACAGTCTTGTTGTCGTAAGCAGCCGTCACATTCGCTCTGGCTAGGAGTTCATCCTCAAAGGAAAGAGAGAACGTCTCACTGGTCATAATCTCCTTACGGCACATGTCACATAGCCGCTGGATCATTTCAGTAACTCCTTTATCTAATAGTAGAGAGATGCTCCCCATGTATCTATCCTCAAAGTAAAAGCCTGCACCACGTTTGGCTTCTACTATTTTAATCGATTCCTGTACCACAGCTCCGTAGTATTCTTCTATGTTTTTATCTAGATAGTCTACCGCCTCACGGATGCTTTGTCGCGACATTTCATTGACTTGTACCTTGAGTTCTTCTAGCTGCATGACCTGTTGTTTTAGTTTCTGATGCATGTCTTCCAATTGTTTTTCATAATCTGTAAGAAGCTCTACTTCCATTTCCAAACCCAAAATCTCATACTTCTTTCCATAAATCATCGGGAAAAAATGGCGTATAAAATTCCGTACACGCTCTTTATCTCGGGTGAAAAGGCCACCCGTTTTGATCTCTTGTCGGTCAACCCTCTGACGATAAATATCCTCTAGCTGATCCTTGCTATACTCTAGCTGTCGAATTGTTTCTTTGATTCTGGAACGCAACACACCAGCAAGGCTCTTCTCTGCGTCATGTCCCGAGGTTAATTGATAGGCAGCATATAATCCGTATTTTGGATTTTCAAGAATCCTCTCTTTAATAAGCTGAGTGAGCTTATTGTTGTCTTGAAGCGAATCTCGTTTAGACCGAGCATCGAGCAGAAAATTCGTTGCAAAAAAGGTCTGACTACTATCTTCGAACAGTGCTACCTCTGCCTCTTTAAGAGTCATGCTTGTAAGTTCTTTGTAGCTAACGCCCGAAGTCATCAAACCTGTCATTTCTTCCAGCTTGCTTTCATCTGGTAAAATCGACTTTACTTTTCGTAGAATGTGGGAATCTGTGATCTCTAGTCTCTCTAGTACTTCTGAGATATCAT
This is a stretch of genomic DNA from Brevibacillus laterosporus DSM 25. It encodes these proteins:
- a CDS encoding TRAFAC clade GTPase domain-containing protein; translated protein: MFTFLKSMFDKKQPIKERLPFYDIVCPYCFAKYSPDQVVFRATHHRDDDENYALQEDEILNQYRDKFGLDSIEELEAVIDPATIPHENQLYVDQVLVGLTDRYGMVTKRRLCPKCHNELPITAGKAPSNIISIVGASQVGKSVYMTSLIHTLQNTTANHFNAACMPLNAQISRKFRENYEAPLFERGQLLDSTQKEKRQEPFIFQFIFKDSEQAPLILVFFDVAGEGMVDREYLELYASHVKNSSGILFLVDPLQIRTIRDKIMFNVGDEPGEFTARYDEPREVLITLFENFIGYEEHSKTNIPTAVVLTKSDMLHMLKEDDSEYIKSNSNVFRNFIHEEYLNTSEFENINGEIRRFIEKVDRPFKDALEVYFTNTAYFAVSALGSNPVNQKVTGVVTPVRVDEPFIWLLHQLDYIDGREQ
- a CDS encoding vWA domain-containing protein, producing MSQKKISLLMVFCSLIGGIIGFVVGEMILNLLSNELPQWVVMGLYFGQYALFVGLMCLIAELISPKLNGQGWRQRYVGFSWKMLVPSTFIMLGVVAMLLQFFYGTSFQRTSGSNNIVMLLDISSSMQDSDKDGQLFKSAADVVRRMDNDTSVAVITFNQQASILQPLVRLNNQKVRDDVIQKLNSHKGPSGGTDIEEALQTALNHINSETNNSGNNTVILMSDGYSDVDLDKSLQPFKQSQIIVHTVGMSTVSADGTQLLKRIAEETSGNYYDIEHTDQITGVFGKIYDMSRQDRELVKERTGTTENSLFYAILRIVSLLVIGALLGLAVGLFFDNKYIAKGFTLGGIVSGLLAGLILEKGLASGMYPAMGVRLVADLLLAAVMPLFTIFIPMPNQGLSHEKSRFTGGRYLPAKNKDARQISNNKFDR